The DNA segment AAAACTTTCGAGAAACTCAGATCTTCGTGCAGGAATCTTTGAATTGATGGAGACATTTAACGAATTACTTGCCAAAGAAGGTTATCTAACCTTTAAACAAATGAACTTATTGGCTTTGCAAGAAGCCCAGCAAATGAATCACGGGAAGTATACACATGTCATCATAGATGAAAGTCAAGATTTGACGAAAGTGCAGCTAGAATTTTTAAAATGTATATATCAGGAGAAAGCATATTCGTCGATCATGTTTGTTGCAGATAATACACAAAGTATTTATTCGCAATCATGGCTCGGAAAAGGAAGACCATATACATCAATAGGGTACGATATGAGTGGGAAATCAAGAATTCTCAGTAAAAATTATCGTACAACGACTGAAATTTCAAAGGCAGCCTACCAGCTCATTGAAAATGATTCTTCTATTAATGCGAATGTAGACTTTGTAAAGCCTTCATTAATTGATCGGCATGGTCATCCACCTATTTATCGTTTTTTTACGTCAAGCCAAAATCAAATCAACTTTTTAATTAAAGAAATACAGACGCTTACAAATGATTATCGATATGCTGAAATATGTATTGTAGCTAAAGAAAAAAGAATTATTGAGAGCGTGAGCCAAGGATTACAGAGTGGGGGAATTGCATGTGAAATCCTTCAGTCTTCGGAAGCCAATTTTGAGTCGGATAAAGTGAAATTGGTGACCATGCATTCGATTAAAGGGCTAGAATTCAAAGTCATCTTTTTGATTGATTTGAATGAAGGTGTCATCCCGAATACGCGACTTTATGATTTGGATGAAGAAGAAATGATGGATTCAGAAGATCGCAAATTGTTGTATGTAGGGATGACGCGGGCAAATGAATTGTTATATATGTCTTCCGTTAATAAGCCAACCAAATTTATTAAAGAAATGAATATGGAATATCTTCGGATGCAAAGAGATTGCCAATTACGTCCTTTCCAATCCATTGGAATTCAAGGGTATGAGCTAACAAACCAAGTGACTGATCTAAATTCTAAAGAAGAAGTTGTCCGTCAATGGTTGATACGGGAGCTATACCAAACGTATGGATATCCACTTGATTTGTTGGAACTGGAGTTTCCGGTACAGCAGTTTTCAAAAAAAGGCTATATTGATATTGCTGTGCAGATCTATGCCAAAGGTGAAATTGTTCCGTATATCTTCGCTGAAGTGAAACGGTTCGGAAGTGGAATTCAAGATGCCACCCAACAATTGAAATCGTATCTAGAAGCAAATTCACGTGTCCGTTATGGAATCGTTACGGATGGAATCGATGTGATTTGTATGGATCGATCAGGTGAGGTTCTCAATGACCTGCCGAAATGCCAACCGCAATTTTTACCTGAAACGAAAAATAGAAAATTGTATGTAAACTTGAAAAATAATAAAAAGTATAGCATGTCAACAGAGTTAGACAATGAAAATATTGTTGAAATTACGGACGTAGAATCAGGCTTATTGGTGAATTTTGATATGAAATGCAAGATTCCCCTTATTGGCGATGTGGCAGCAGGCGTTCCAATATCCATCAATATTGTGTATGATTCTGTCCTTACTCTGCCTAAAGAATGGGTTGTATCTGAATCAAACTCATTTGCACTCATTGTTACAGGCGATAGTATGAAGGATGCAGGTATCGATAAAGGGGATGTTGTCATCGTCAATCGTCAGCAATCTGCTTCTAATGGAGATATTGTCATTGC comes from the Paenisporosarcina antarctica genome and includes:
- the lexA gene encoding transcriptional repressor LexA produces the protein MKLNMEQRRIVELEPNGHMMVKGVAGSGKTTVAIRRISFLQNHYSHEEDDTILLVTYNKTLLQYIKYQYQKLADEEQEKYEQLFAKESEVEIVTIDSLMYKYFTQHIRRLNLSLKPSNNMLDHKVMIKAIHHVQHKYPKSKIISPKNSLFLLDEVTWINACQIEDVATYQQIDRTGRASGGSGAPQKLSRNSDLRAGIFELMETFNELLAKEGYLTFKQMNLLALQEAQQMNHGKYTHVIIDESQDLTKVQLEFLKCIYQEKAYSSIMFVADNTQSIYSQSWLGKGRPYTSIGYDMSGKSRILSKNYRTTTEISKAAYQLIENDSSINANVDFVKPSLIDRHGHPPIYRFFTSSQNQINFLIKEIQTLTNDYRYAEICIVAKEKRIIESVSQGLQSGGIACEILQSSEANFESDKVKLVTMHSIKGLEFKVIFLIDLNEGVIPNTRLYDLDEEEMMDSEDRKLLYVGMTRANELLYMSSVNKPTKFIKEMNMEYLRMQRDCQLRPFQSIGIQGYELTNQVTDLNSKEEVVRQWLIRELYQTYGYPLDLLELEFPVQQFSKKGYIDIAVQIYAKGEIVPYIFAEVKRFGSGIQDATQQLKSYLEANSRVRYGIVTDGIDVICMDRSGEVLNDLPKCQPQFLPETKNRKLYVNLKNNKKYSMSTELDNENIVEITDVESGLLVNFDMKCKIPLIGDVAAGVPISINIVYDSVLTLPKEWVVSESNSFALIVTGDSMKDAGIDKGDVVIVNRQQSASNGDIVIAIIDEEATMKKFMPMGDSILLLSENPKYEPIQMKKEDVLINGKVIGFMKNQ